In a single window of the Ktedonobacteraceae bacterium genome:
- a CDS encoding DUF1801 domain-containing protein: MNPPELIDKRIAELAGWRGQMFAQLRNLIHEADPNIIEEWKWNTAVWSHNGPVCSVAASIANLFTGELLHIHLAFPS, translated from the coding sequence ATGAATCCACCTGAACTTATCGACAAACGAATCGCAGAACTTGCCGGCTGGCGCGGCCAGATGTTTGCCCAACTGCGCAATCTTATCCACGAGGCCGACCCCAATATCATTGAGGAATGGAAATGGAATACCGCGGTATGGTCTCACAATGGGCCTGTTTGCTCTGTTGCTGCATCAATTGCTAACTTATTTACAGGTGAACTGCTGCATATTCATCTTGCCTTCCCCTCCTGA
- a CDS encoding trypsin-like peptidase domain-containing protein has product MVEQENEFYVPYGYRVPTQPLTPAPAEIIDSNPPATGWAVQQSYQPPRDPWGQMQTPPPAPPQKPPRRAGRTAAIVLLALVLAAIFGVGLFAGWQFSNYHNNTGTTAPGATSSSTTPAQSNGSSSSANSIQAQQEAAIAKIEPSVVELEVTTFQGQAIGSGVIIDSNGDIVTNNHVVSGEQSIRVVLSNGQAEQGQLVGTDAADDLAVVRITPFAHMVVAQIGDSSQLAVGQEVLAVGNPLGITETATQGIVSALNRSVTESNGVTISNAIQTDAPINPGNSGGALINLQGQLVGIPTLGAVNTESNTPANGLGFAIPSNTVKTAVQQILQNGR; this is encoded by the coding sequence ATGGTTGAACAAGAAAATGAATTTTATGTGCCTTATGGATATCGCGTACCAACGCAGCCTTTAACTCCTGCGCCAGCAGAGATCATAGATAGCAACCCGCCAGCGACAGGCTGGGCAGTGCAACAATCATACCAGCCACCCAGGGATCCATGGGGGCAGATGCAGACTCCGCCGCCGGCGCCTCCACAGAAACCACCCAGGCGAGCTGGTCGAACGGCAGCAATCGTACTCCTGGCGCTTGTACTCGCTGCCATTTTCGGTGTAGGCCTGTTCGCCGGTTGGCAGTTCTCTAACTACCACAACAATACGGGCACAACTGCACCGGGGGCTACATCATCGTCAACCACACCGGCGCAATCCAATGGTTCCTCATCCAGCGCGAATTCAATTCAGGCGCAGCAAGAGGCGGCCATTGCGAAGATAGAACCGTCCGTCGTTGAGCTCGAGGTGACAACTTTCCAGGGGCAGGCCATCGGTTCCGGGGTTATTATCGATTCGAATGGCGATATCGTGACGAACAACCATGTCGTCAGCGGCGAACAGAGCATTCGGGTCGTGCTTAGTAACGGCCAGGCGGAACAGGGTCAACTTGTAGGAACGGATGCGGCGGATGATCTCGCGGTTGTACGCATCACACCATTCGCCCATATGGTGGTGGCGCAGATCGGCGATTCGTCACAACTTGCGGTTGGTCAAGAGGTGCTGGCTGTCGGCAACCCGCTCGGCATCACCGAGACAGCTACCCAGGGCATCGTAAGCGCTCTGAACCGCAGCGTCACCGAGTCGAACGGTGTTACCATCTCCAATGCCATCCAGACGGACGCGCCGATTAATCCTGGCAATAGCGGCGGCGCTCTGATCAACTTGCAGGGACAGCTCGTAGGTATCCCAACTCTGGGAGCAGTCAATACCGAGTCTAATACACCCGCGAACGGACTGGGGTTCGCGATCCCATCCAATACCGTAAAAACAGCCGTGCAGCAGATTCTCCAGAACGGCAGGTAA
- a CDS encoding serine hydrolase domain-containing protein, which produces MDKKELAAVFDEAEKDQSLNGAILVSQNGEVLFEKAYGYASWQLGVPNTLETKFHIASVTKMFIAMAALKLYEQGLIELRARPADYLPELAVLNKDITLHHLLSHTSGLQDIYDVPHLRFEMYRLKKEQQNLLSYLVKLPLLFPVGERWSYSSTGYILMGYIMEEVTGLSFAALMHQLILAPLSMTNTGQDSPRRINPGRAYGHTMWNGELSNASNDRLSMFEEAPGELYSTVLDLKKWCDALFSCPLVSSETLKLMFTPYGQVDQSLHYGYGCFLAPRFRMHGGGTPGFLARIRQYPEQKVSIILLFNSDHMNVEKIIKVLEPLIVG; this is translated from the coding sequence ATGGACAAAAAAGAGTTAGCGGCCGTCTTTGATGAGGCTGAAAAAGATCAGAGTCTCAATGGAGCCATTCTCGTTTCTCAGAATGGAGAAGTGCTATTTGAGAAAGCATACGGGTACGCGAGCTGGCAGTTGGGTGTTCCAAATACGCTTGAAACAAAATTTCATATCGCCTCTGTTACCAAAATGTTTATCGCGATGGCGGCGCTGAAGCTCTACGAACAAGGATTGATAGAGCTTCGTGCAAGGCCGGCGGACTATTTGCCTGAACTGGCTGTACTCAATAAGGATATCACGCTGCATCACCTTTTATCCCATACATCCGGCTTGCAGGATATTTATGACGTTCCACATCTCAGATTTGAAATGTACAGACTCAAGAAAGAACAGCAAAATCTCCTCTCCTATCTCGTGAAACTGCCGCTGTTGTTTCCCGTGGGAGAACGATGGAGTTACAGCAGTACCGGCTACATTTTAATGGGGTATATCATGGAGGAAGTGACAGGCTTATCATTCGCCGCATTGATGCACCAGTTAATTCTCGCGCCTCTCTCCATGACAAATACCGGCCAGGATTCTCCGCGCAGGATTAATCCAGGCCGTGCATACGGTCACACCATGTGGAATGGTGAACTGAGCAATGCCAGCAACGACAGGTTGAGCATGTTTGAGGAGGCGCCCGGCGAGCTTTACTCCACGGTGCTGGATTTAAAAAAATGGTGCGATGCGCTATTCAGCTGCCCGCTTGTTTCGTCAGAAACCTTAAAGCTGATGTTCACACCTTACGGCCAGGTCGATCAATCGCTGCATTACGGGTATGGATGCTTTCTTGCCCCTCGCTTTCGCATGCATGGTGGAGGAACGCCGGGTTTTCTCGCGCGCATCCGGCAATACCCAGAGCAGAAAGTGAGTATTATTCTGCTCTTTAACTCTGATCATATGAACGTGGAGAAGATAATCAAGGTACTTGAGCCACTGATAGTTGGATAA
- a CDS encoding nuclear transport factor 2 family protein, which produces MSIEDNKALILSLYNARQQGNFALLDQIISPDFITLLPGSPQPLRGSEGIKQMIIHFNNTFHGVNTAINDQIAEGDKVVVIYTTSATTSVPVMGMPPGQQLRVVGIDVWQVMNGKVVNYFGLSQPIPNA; this is translated from the coding sequence ATGTCCATCGAAGACAACAAAGCGCTCATACTTAGCCTCTATAACGCGAGACAGCAGGGAAATTTCGCCCTATTGGACCAGATCATCTCGCCGGACTTTATCACCCTCCTTCCCGGCAGTCCACAACCTCTACGCGGTTCAGAGGGAATCAAACAGATGATCATCCATTTCAACAATACTTTTCATGGCGTCAACACGGCCATTAACGATCAGATTGCCGAGGGAGACAAAGTGGTGGTTATTTACACTACCAGTGCCACAACCTCGGTACCCGTGATGGGCATGCCTCCTGGCCAGCAACTAAGGGTTGTGGGCATCGATGTCTGGCAGGTCATGAATGGCAAAGTCGTCAATTATTTCGGTCTCTCGCAGCCCATCCCTAATGCGTAG
- a CDS encoding nitroreductase family deazaflavin-dependent oxidoreductase, whose product MTDQKDYNRQLVEDFRANRGNPDSPFKNRPLLLLTATGARSGQPRTTPMMYVPDGDRLLVIASNAGAPKHPDWYYNLVAHPEVTVEVGSETYDATASVVEGEERQRVWNRIVESYPFFADHQAKVTRQIPVVALIRRES is encoded by the coding sequence ATGACTGATCAAAAAGACTACAATCGCCAGCTGGTTGAAGATTTTCGCGCCAACCGCGGCAATCCCGATAGTCCGTTCAAGAACAGACCACTGCTCTTGCTCACAGCCACCGGAGCCAGGAGTGGTCAGCCGCGCACAACACCAATGATGTATGTTCCTGATGGCGACCGCCTGCTTGTTATCGCCTCCAATGCCGGTGCGCCAAAACATCCTGACTGGTACTACAATCTGGTAGCTCACCCTGAAGTCACAGTCGAGGTTGGCTCCGAGACTTATGATGCTACTGCCAGCGTCGTAGAGGGTGAGGAGCGCCAGAGAGTGTGGAATCGGATCGTGGAGTCATATCCCTTTTTCGCCGATCATCAAGCGAAGGTGACACGCCAGATTCCGGTGGTTGCGCTTATACGGCGAGAAAGCTGA
- a CDS encoding DinB family protein, with translation MTTRSEILDTLAASQEQVTAYFQGLSQEDLERPCTESGVPGAAPWRAKDHFAHLAQNERNIQVLLRLTLKGETSLPGGMGGAMSREERLAASNRRNQDYVDAHHDDSMEALFADVAAARQETLDLLAQFTDEQLAAPASISFVGDRTAGELFAANAHHAAAHIRWIEEGLRQGLQDH, from the coding sequence ATGACGACTCGTTCAGAAATTCTGGATACTCTTGCTGCCTCGCAAGAACAGGTTACTGCTTATTTCCAGGGGCTGAGCCAGGAAGACCTCGAACGCCCATGTACGGAGAGCGGAGTTCCTGGTGCGGCACCATGGCGAGCAAAAGATCACTTCGCCCACCTGGCACAGAATGAGCGCAATATTCAAGTATTACTACGCCTCACGCTCAAGGGTGAGACCAGCTTACCAGGTGGCATGGGCGGCGCGATGAGCAGAGAAGAAAGGCTGGCCGCCTCAAATCGGCGCAATCAAGACTACGTCGATGCTCACCACGACGACAGTATGGAGGCACTTTTCGCGGATGTAGCCGCGGCACGCCAGGAAACACTCGATCTCCTTGCGCAGTTCACGGATGAACAACTGGCCGCTCCTGCCTCGATCTCCTTTGTAGGTGACAGGACTGCCGGTGAGCTGTTCGCGGCGAACGCCCACCACGCGGCAGCGCATATTCGGTGGATTGAAGAGGGATTGCGGCAGGGTCTCCAGGACCATTGA
- a CDS encoding aminoglycoside phosphotransferase family protein, with product MREQPDISEESLRACLWDRYNLRAVALEYLPVGLDYQAGVYRVASEQGIAYLLKVTSRHLYEPACLVPRYLRDQGISAVVAPLPTRSHALWANIEKWRVIVYPFIDGDTSWTGMIDEQWKEAGRTFQRIHAVKLAPSGFESVRKETFDPSEYAQWVRTFEVQHLAASGEESASRRALRSLWIGHERSIDMVVNALEKLAEVLRSRALPYVICHADLHPANLLRDHAGHVHVIDWDEVMLAPKERDFLFIKASATDSEALPGSMAFFQGYGKTEIDWVALTYFRYERVIQDLIACAQEVFSRDDLGEETKADSVRLFESILLAGGEIEAAMQTSTYLPANLSIPTRMVSGIGRELAEREKPDW from the coding sequence ATGCGCGAGCAACCAGATATTTCAGAGGAAAGCCTGCGAGCCTGTTTATGGGATCGCTATAACCTGCGTGCCGTCGCACTTGAGTATCTTCCTGTGGGACTGGATTACCAGGCGGGAGTCTACCGGGTTGCAAGCGAGCAGGGAATCGCTTACCTGCTCAAAGTCACATCTCGCCATCTTTACGAGCCGGCCTGTCTTGTGCCGCGCTATCTCCGGGACCAGGGGATTTCAGCAGTTGTAGCTCCTCTTCCAACCAGGAGTCATGCTTTGTGGGCAAACATCGAGAAATGGAGGGTAATTGTCTATCCTTTCATCGACGGTGACACAAGTTGGACGGGGATGATAGATGAGCAATGGAAAGAGGCCGGAAGGACGTTCCAACGCATCCACGCGGTCAAGCTAGCGCCTTCTGGCTTTGAATCCGTGCGCAAGGAAACCTTTGATCCATCAGAATACGCCCAATGGGTGCGCACTTTCGAGGTCCAACATCTCGCTGCTTCTGGCGAGGAAAGCGCCTCCAGGCGCGCTCTTCGCTCCTTGTGGATAGGCCATGAGCGCAGCATTGATATGGTTGTCAATGCCCTGGAAAAGCTGGCGGAAGTACTCCGGTCGCGAGCGCTGCCCTATGTCATCTGTCACGCGGACCTGCACCCGGCCAATCTGCTGCGTGATCATGCCGGTCATGTGCATGTAATTGACTGGGACGAGGTGATGCTGGCGCCCAAAGAACGTGATTTCCTCTTCATCAAGGCATCGGCTACCGATAGCGAGGCGCTGCCCGGCAGCATGGCTTTTTTTCAGGGATATGGGAAGACGGAAATCGACTGGGTTGCGCTCACCTACTTCCGCTATGAACGGGTGATTCAAGACCTGATCGCCTGCGCCCAGGAAGTGTTTTCGCGGGACGACCTGGGAGAAGAAACAAAAGCCGATTCCGTCCGTTTATTTGAATCGATACTGCTAGCAGGTGGCGAGATTGAGGCGGCCATGCAAACCTCAACCTACCTGCCCGCAAATCTCAGCATTCCCACTCGAATGGTTTCGGGAATCGGGAGAGAGCTGGCTGAGCGAGAGAAACCTGACTGGTGA
- a CDS encoding VOC family protein, whose translation MFTKIGTVTVGVSDQDKALDFYVNTLGFEKIDDQPMSETERWVEVAPPGAQTHIMLGLRGQSATDRTGFTGYVLHTDNIEETFATLKARGVNITQELATQPWGKWAQFADPDGNEFGVWAPAW comes from the coding sequence ATGTTCACAAAAATCGGCACCGTCACCGTAGGTGTCAGCGACCAGGATAAGGCGCTCGACTTCTACGTCAACACACTCGGCTTTGAAAAGATCGACGACCAGCCCATGAGCGAAACAGAACGCTGGGTCGAAGTAGCTCCTCCAGGAGCGCAAACCCATATCATGCTTGGACTACGCGGCCAGAGCGCCACCGACAGAACCGGGTTCACCGGCTACGTGCTGCATACGGACAATATCGAAGAGACCTTCGCGACACTCAAAGCGCGTGGAGTCAATATTACGCAAGAGCTGGCCACTCAACCCTGGGGCAAATGGGCGCAGTTCGCCGATCCCGACGGCAACGAATTTGGCGTCTGGGCGCCTGCCTGGTAA
- a CDS encoding helicase-related protein has protein sequence MHIPFVIDNQQHKMADVLNSLLHHYKGQSLDVATAYFNVSGWQLLCDGLNGMGTFRLLLGDEPEAGFDLGLREVGAKPVKGLIRDLAKETFNEKTLRQIEDLIAFLRRDNVQVRLYTRGFLHAKCYLFYSGGGFERFTPIAAIAGSSNFTRPGLATNKELNLAHRANLLPEEVEPQRVKGLLESDERKRLGQLDAEGRLVAANIPGVLAINELAQWYERQWEAARDFKDELLDLIDSSKFGRKEYTPYQVYMKAIFEYFRDDLEEADNAASMRSAVDLSEFQEDAVKKARKILASYDGVMVADSVGLGKTWIGKKLLEDYAYHMRYKAVVICPAALQKMWREELLSAGIAAHIITQEALGRDEFDIHDAQDADLLLVDESHNFRNRNAQRYENLERILAANNRRGKASGERKKLILLTATPINNNVFDLYNQVNLFTGGDRSYFASAGIGDLYRYFQVARRANRQQESGIALFNLLEEVVIRRTRPFIKEAYPNATIKGQPISWPERKLKTIRYDLEATYGGIYDKLVNRIEGLKLAPYRLETYKKQGVKRDQFEEGREEALVGIFKSRYLKRFESSVDAFRISIRRALEFLETFESYILEGKVLNSTGFQKAMRFLASEDEEDDATPNSLSDQLDANIQARQFIETLPTLNAELYDLKRLHNDLRKDVNALREVWHDIEAITPARDAKLEKLKSLLAGELRGQKVLIFTYYKDTARYLYRQLCGDDPAAIQWRASAGEPRVRRMDSGTDARERAKLVAQFAPRANNKPEIAGSDSEIDIMISTDVLSEGQNLQDCGVLVNYDLHWNPTRMVQRAGRIDRIGTSFDTLWVLNMFPDDGLEKLLGLVESLSQKIASIDRSGFLDVSVLGEIVHPQNFNTLRRIEEEDGKVVEEQEQFVELVSSEFLLQNLKTLLDGGMRQMLEDLPDGIHSGLVRQGAKGIFFYFTAQNQEHDRPGAKSARQHFWRYIDLSEDWRGGRIEDNRYVITNLIQCQSDTVRFVPADGEVDIFALQEKVIASIVQSSEEQVAVEEAPKLLDPIQQTIATTLRGYINNPAISRKEVIAAIQRLNEPQPNVYIRALRKAYEAFTATNQIGDLLAAVQNIGSSMETPDDRNAASIESKSPVKREDLKLMCFDYIW, from the coding sequence ATGCACATCCCATTCGTCATCGACAACCAGCAGCACAAAATGGCCGATGTCCTGAATAGCCTGTTGCATCACTACAAAGGCCAGTCCCTCGACGTCGCCACCGCCTATTTCAACGTTAGCGGCTGGCAACTACTGTGCGATGGCTTGAATGGCATGGGTACTTTTCGCTTACTGCTCGGGGACGAACCCGAAGCTGGCTTTGACCTGGGATTGCGCGAGGTGGGTGCGAAACCCGTCAAGGGATTGATTCGCGACCTGGCAAAAGAAACCTTCAACGAAAAAACGTTGCGGCAGATCGAAGACCTGATCGCCTTCTTGCGCCGGGATAATGTGCAGGTGCGTCTATACACGCGCGGCTTCCTGCATGCCAAGTGCTACCTCTTTTATAGTGGCGGCGGCTTTGAACGCTTTACGCCCATCGCAGCCATCGCCGGCTCCTCCAATTTTACCCGCCCGGGCCTTGCGACCAACAAAGAACTGAACCTGGCGCATCGCGCGAACCTGCTGCCCGAAGAGGTGGAACCGCAGCGCGTCAAGGGCCTGTTAGAAAGCGATGAACGCAAGCGCCTGGGGCAGTTGGACGCGGAAGGACGCCTGGTCGCGGCCAATATTCCCGGCGTCCTCGCTATCAACGAACTCGCACAGTGGTACGAGAGACAGTGGGAAGCTGCCCGCGATTTCAAGGACGAGTTGCTGGACCTGATCGATTCCTCCAAGTTTGGGCGCAAAGAATATACCCCCTACCAGGTCTACATGAAGGCCATCTTCGAGTACTTCCGTGACGACCTGGAGGAGGCGGATAACGCTGCCAGTATGCGTTCGGCAGTTGACTTGAGCGAATTTCAGGAAGATGCCGTGAAAAAGGCGCGTAAGATACTTGCCAGCTACGATGGCGTCATGGTTGCCGATAGCGTCGGGCTTGGCAAGACCTGGATCGGCAAGAAACTGCTCGAAGACTATGCTTACCATATGCGCTATAAAGCCGTCGTCATCTGTCCCGCGGCCTTGCAGAAGATGTGGCGCGAGGAACTACTGAGCGCGGGTATCGCCGCGCACATCATTACGCAGGAAGCACTTGGACGCGATGAATTCGATATTCACGACGCGCAGGATGCCGATCTGCTGCTCGTCGATGAAAGCCATAATTTCCGCAATCGCAACGCCCAGCGTTACGAGAACCTCGAACGCATTCTGGCCGCCAACAATCGACGCGGGAAGGCCAGCGGCGAGCGCAAAAAGCTCATTTTGCTTACTGCCACTCCCATCAACAACAACGTCTTCGACCTCTACAACCAGGTCAACCTCTTCACGGGCGGAGACCGCAGTTACTTTGCATCGGCAGGCATCGGCGACCTCTATCGCTATTTTCAGGTTGCCCGCCGCGCCAATCGACAGCAGGAAAGCGGCATCGCCCTCTTCAATCTGCTGGAAGAGGTGGTCATTCGTCGCACTCGCCCCTTTATCAAAGAGGCCTATCCCAATGCCACCATCAAGGGCCAGCCGATTAGCTGGCCGGAGCGCAAACTCAAGACCATCCGCTATGACCTGGAAGCCACCTACGGCGGCATTTACGACAAGCTGGTCAATCGCATCGAGGGCCTGAAACTGGCTCCATATCGCCTGGAAACCTACAAGAAACAGGGCGTGAAGCGCGACCAGTTCGAGGAAGGACGCGAAGAAGCCCTCGTCGGCATCTTCAAAAGCCGCTACCTTAAACGTTTTGAGAGCAGCGTGGACGCCTTCCGCATCAGCATTCGTCGCGCCCTTGAGTTTCTGGAGACCTTTGAAAGCTATATCCTCGAAGGCAAGGTTCTCAACAGTACAGGCTTTCAGAAGGCTATGCGTTTCCTTGCCAGCGAGGATGAAGAAGACGATGCCACGCCCAATTCGCTTTCCGATCAACTCGACGCCAATATTCAGGCTCGTCAGTTCATTGAAACATTGCCCACGCTAAACGCCGAACTCTACGATCTCAAGCGCCTGCATAACGATCTGCGCAAAGACGTGAACGCCTTGCGCGAAGTCTGGCACGATATTGAAGCGATTACTCCCGCTCGGGATGCCAAACTGGAAAAACTCAAGTCCCTGTTAGCCGGAGAACTGCGGGGTCAAAAGGTGCTGATCTTCACCTATTACAAAGATACCGCTCGCTATCTCTACAGGCAATTGTGCGGCGATGATCCGGCAGCGATCCAATGGAGGGCCAGCGCCGGTGAGCCACGTGTTCGGCGTATGGACAGCGGAACCGATGCTCGCGAGCGCGCAAAACTGGTAGCGCAATTCGCGCCTCGTGCCAATAACAAACCCGAGATAGCAGGCAGTGACAGCGAAATAGATATCATGATCTCGACCGATGTGCTTTCGGAAGGGCAGAACCTGCAGGACTGCGGTGTCCTCGTCAACTATGATCTGCACTGGAATCCTACCCGTATGGTGCAGCGCGCGGGCCGCATTGATCGCATCGGAACCAGCTTCGACACCCTGTGGGTGCTGAACATGTTCCCTGACGATGGACTGGAAAAGCTGCTTGGCCTGGTCGAAAGCCTCTCGCAGAAGATTGCCAGTATTGACCGCAGCGGTTTCCTGGATGTTAGCGTTCTTGGAGAGATTGTCCACCCGCAGAACTTCAACACGCTGCGGCGTATCGAGGAGGAAGACGGCAAAGTGGTCGAGGAGCAGGAGCAGTTTGTCGAACTGGTGAGTAGCGAGTTTCTGCTCCAGAATCTGAAAACCCTGCTGGATGGTGGCATGCGTCAGATGCTCGAGGACCTGCCCGATGGCATTCACAGCGGCCTGGTACGCCAGGGAGCAAAAGGCATCTTTTTCTACTTCACGGCCCAGAATCAGGAACATGACCGGCCTGGCGCGAAGAGTGCCAGGCAGCACTTCTGGCGCTATATCGATCTGTCAGAGGATTGGAGAGGCGGGCGCATAGAGGACAACCGCTACGTCATCACCAACCTGATCCAGTGCCAATCCGACACGGTGCGCTTTGTGCCTGCTGATGGTGAGGTGGATATCTTCGCGTTGCAGGAAAAGGTCATTGCCTCAATTGTGCAGTCGTCGGAGGAGCAGGTGGCAGTGGAGGAGGCTCCTAAGCTGCTTGACCCCATCCAACAAACAATCGCCACGACCCTGCGTGGCTATATCAACAATCCCGCTATCAGCCGCAAAGAAGTGATCGCAGCCATCCAGCGCCTGAACGAACCCCAGCCAAACGTGTACATTCGCGCGTTGAGAAAAGCATACGAGGCCTTCACTGCTACCAATCAAATTGGTGATCTTCTGGCGGCGGTGCAAAACATCGGTTCCAGTATGGAGACTCCTGATGATAGGAATGCGGCCAGCATCGAAAGCAAAAGTCCTGTGAAGCGCGAGGATTTGAAACTGATGTGTTTCGATTACATATGGTAA
- a CDS encoding ATP-binding protein yields MARLWDDIALTDMEKEVIAALRLIAPGTAGLNFVGNAASVAERTPIVKIASIAEPIPLRSMGDGMQRMLGVALALVNARDGLLLIDEIENGIHYAVQPDLWNSIFYLADQLNVQVLATTHSWDCLEGFKEATQRKKREGLLIRLENRKGRLVATILDEQRLNVITRERIEVR; encoded by the coding sequence ATGGCGAGGTTATGGGATGATATTGCGCTTACCGATATGGAAAAGGAGGTGATCGCTGCTTTACGTCTCATTGCGCCGGGAACTGCAGGCCTGAATTTTGTGGGAAATGCTGCCTCAGTGGCGGAGCGTACCCCCATTGTAAAAATAGCAAGTATTGCAGAGCCGATCCCCTTACGCAGTATGGGGGATGGTATGCAGCGTATGCTCGGTGTTGCTCTCGCGCTTGTAAATGCCAGGGATGGGCTGCTGCTGATAGATGAAATAGAAAATGGAATTCATTATGCTGTTCAGCCGGATTTATGGAATAGTATCTTTTACCTGGCAGATCAGCTTAACGTTCAGGTTCTCGCCACCACACATAGCTGGGATTGTCTGGAAGGATTTAAGGAAGCTACTCAACGGAAGAAGAGGGAAGGACTGCTTATTCGCCTGGAAAATAGAAAAGGTAGGCTCGTTGCTACTATTTTGGATGAGCAGAGACTCAATGTTATTACTCGTGAGCGAATTGAGGTACGTTGA
- a CDS encoding AAA family ATPase — protein sequence MDNLILNSLEIHNFRAFEHLQIERLGRVNLIVGKNNVGKTCLLEALQLYAQRGSPRLILEQLRSHDESKQAQGGYWDAEELLSAFKYMFHGRPDVRTPIKPIEMGPINDVNSALTIALDWWYAVQSSEGIHTMQLLQPEEYNQPVSRVPRLTVQLGKQTIYNLLLDSSLFTALPVLSYRNSKPSMLFGYLQMVCTKSRWRGYGMILRLPIWKRR from the coding sequence ATGGACAACCTCATCCTGAACTCACTCGAAATTCACAATTTTCGTGCCTTTGAACATTTACAAATAGAACGTCTCGGCCGTGTCAACTTAATTGTAGGGAAAAATAATGTGGGAAAAACTTGCTTACTAGAAGCTCTACAATTATATGCCCAGCGAGGCTCTCCCCGTTTGATTCTAGAGCAATTGAGATCACACGATGAAAGTAAACAGGCGCAAGGTGGCTATTGGGATGCCGAAGAACTTCTCTCGGCCTTTAAATACATGTTCCATGGCCGTCCCGATGTGAGAACTCCAATCAAGCCAATCGAGATGGGACCCATTAATGATGTAAATTCAGCCCTCACTATTGCTCTCGACTGGTGGTATGCCGTACAGTCCAGTGAGGGAATTCATACCATGCAACTTCTGCAACCGGAAGAGTATAATCAACCTGTCAGTCGCGTACCTCGTCTTACTGTCCAGCTAGGCAAGCAAACCATCTATAATCTGTTGCTTGATTCGTCTCTCTTTACTGCTTTGCCCGTACTTTCATACCGGAACTCGAAACCATCAATGTTGTTTGGGTACCTGCAAATGGTTTGCACAAAGAGCAGATGGCGAGGTTATGGGATGATATTGCGCTTACCGATATGGAAAAGGAGGTGA
- a CDS encoding helix-turn-helix transcriptional regulator yields the protein MIRLRVKEVAKEKGLSQGRLSRLANIDENTLKRIYRDPYAIITTETLDKLARALGVPSAELIEDVAEQ from the coding sequence ATGATACGACTACGAGTCAAAGAGGTTGCTAAGGAAAAAGGATTGAGCCAGGGCAGGTTATCCCGGCTTGCCAACATTGACGAGAATACCCTGAAGCGAATCTATCGCGATCCCTATGCCATCATTACTACGGAAACGCTTGATAAACTGGCCAGAGCGTTGGGGGTTCCATCCGCTGAACTCATTGAGGATGTAGCAGAGCAGTGA
- a CDS encoding isoprenylcysteine carboxylmethyltransferase family protein, translating to MRPRSIAFILLGLFFVTEPLLRQGKAASSRQAGPQDRGSTRLIGATFGSGCFALLAAPLLNKRKIGRIQRKEVAWGGIIIMIAGIVLRVWASRVLGAFYTRTLRTSEQQHLITNGPYRIVRHPGYIATLLMWSGAAISTGNWVVPIILMPPMAGAYCYRIQAEEMMLTAAFPQEYPDYAAHTWRLVPFVF from the coding sequence ATGCGTCCCCGATCTATAGCCTTTATTCTCCTAGGACTCTTTTTTGTCACTGAACCTCTTCTAAGGCAAGGAAAGGCCGCCAGCAGTCGGCAAGCGGGACCACAAGATCGCGGAAGCACACGCCTGATTGGAGCTACTTTTGGCTCTGGCTGCTTTGCCCTGCTCGCCGCTCCACTGCTGAACAAGCGGAAGATTGGTCGCATCCAGAGGAAAGAGGTGGCGTGGGGCGGCATCATCATAATGATTGCCGGGATTGTGCTACGGGTCTGGGCGAGCAGGGTGCTGGGCGCCTTCTACACACGCACATTGCGAACGAGCGAACAACAACATCTGATTACAAATGGACCCTACCGTATAGTTCGTCATCCCGGTTATATTGCTACTCTGCTGATGTGGTCAGGCGCAGCAATATCCACGGGCAACTGGGTCGTACCCATAATCCTCATGCCTCCGATGGCGGGCGCGTACTGCTACCGTATCCAGGCCGAAGAGATGATGCTTACCGCCGCGTTTCCGCAAGAGTACCCTGACTATGCTGCCCATACGTGGAGGCTTGTGCCTTTTGTGTTTTGA